A stretch of Lathyrus oleraceus cultivar Zhongwan6 chromosome 6, CAAS_Psat_ZW6_1.0, whole genome shotgun sequence DNA encodes these proteins:
- the LOC127094483 gene encoding uncharacterized protein LOC127094483: MAPYEALYGRKCRTPLWWMKVGEERILGPKIIQETTEKIRMVRDKMKKAQDRQKSYADHRRRPLEFDEGDHVFLKVTLRLRLKGPFKSQKLSPRYIGPYQIIERIGEVAYKLALPSSLSERHDVFHVSQLRKLIPDSLQPILPDSIKVEAYMAFEPLPSRIAGREVKVLSNKEIPLVKVQWDEAHPGDATWEMELEM, translated from the coding sequence ATGGCTCCTTATGAAGCCTTGTATGGACGGAAATGTAGGACACCTCTATGGTGGATGAAAGTTGGTGAAGAAAGGATCTTAGGACCAAAGATTATTCAAGAGACTACTGAAAAGATAAGAATGGTCCGTGATAAGATGAAGAAAGCGCAAGATCGCCAAAAGAGCTATGCAGATCACAGGAGAAGACCATTGGAATTTGATGAAGGTGATCATGTATTTTTGAAGGTGACTCTGAGGTTGAGACTGAAAGGACCGTTTAAGTCACAGAAGCTAAGTCCGAGATACATAGGGCCATACCAGATTATAGAGAGGATTGGAGAAGTAGCCTACAAATTAGCTTTACCATCTTCTCTATCAGAAAGGCATGATGTTTTTCACGTATCTCAACTCCGTAAGCTCATTCCAGATTCTCTTCAGCCTATTCTTCCAGATTCAATAAAAGTAGAAGCATATATGGCTTTCGAACCTCTACCAAGTCGCATTGCAGGACGAGAAGTTAAGGTGTTAAGTAATAAGGAGATTCCTCTTGTTAAGGTTCAGTGGGATGAAGCACATCCGGGCGATGCTACCTGGGAAATGGAGTTAGAAATGTGA
- the LOC127094484 gene encoding uncharacterized protein LOC127094484 — MNPSEFQGGLNPVKAQKWVTSMERIFFLQVVHCSEENKVVFASHMMKGPTVRWWESASTLMTNQGVPRDWEHLKTIFMETYFPSSLRTQQYFEFQQLRQDTMTVVAYAEKFEEMAAYSRWATYAPDERWKIDQFIFRLRGEISHSVSQ, encoded by the coding sequence ATGAATCCTTCTGAATTCCAAGGTGGGTTGAATCCTGTGAAGGCTCAGAAGTGGGTAACTAGCATGGaaagaattttttttcttcagGTAGTGCATTGTAGTGAAGAGAATAAGGTTGTGTTTGCTTCTCACATGATGAAGGGTCCAACTGTGAGATGGTGGGAGAGTGCTTCTACTCTTATGACCAATCAAGGAGTACCTAGGGATTGGGAGCATCTTAAGACTATTTTCATGGAAACGTATTTTCCTAGTTCTTTGAGGACTCAGCAATATTTTGAGTTTCAACAGCTTAGGCAGGATACTATGACAGTAGTTGCGTATGCTGAGAAGTTCGAAGAAATGGCTGCTTATTCTAGATGGGCCACGTATGCACCTGATGAGAGGTGGAAGATTGATCAGTTTATTTTTCGTCTAAGGGGTGAAATTTCTCATAGTGTTTCTCAATAG